A region of Sulfuricella denitrificans skB26 DNA encodes the following proteins:
- a CDS encoding molybdopterin oxidoreductase family protein, with product MQQSVGHTENSKDSIEVKNTTCYMCACRCGIRVTVKNGEVRYIEGNPEHPLNQGVICAKGSSGIMKQYSPARLTQPLRRKPGSERGAGEFEPISWEEAFTLMADRLAKIRSTDPKKFALFTGRDQMQALTGLFAKQFGTPNYAAHGGFCSVNMAAGMIYTIGGSFWEFGGPDLDRAKLFVMIGTAEDHHSNPMKMALSKFKRNGGRFVSINPVRTGYSAIADEWVPIRPGTDGALMLALIHEIIRLGLYDRDFLVQYSNSAELVNLDEKSSEFGMFVRTEVPEEEGCFDPQNKLWWDRISNKPVVTRSEGADPFLRGEFKLHDGTPVKPSFQLLQERVEDYTPEWAEGITGISAETIRRLAHEMGVTARDQKIELPIAWTDTWGKEHETVTGNPVAFHAMRGLAAHSNGFHTIRAMSILMSLLGTIDRPGGFRHKAPFPRPIPPCAKTPKGPEGVQPNTPLGGMALGWPAEPEDLFVDENGEPVRLDKAFSWEYPLAVHGLMHNAITNAWRGDPYSIDTMLIFMANMAWNSSMNTVQVRDMLKDKREDGEYKIPFLIVCDAFQSEMTSFADLVLPDTTYLERHDVMSMLDRPISEFDGPVDSVRIPVVPPTGECKPFQEVLIELGSRLKLPVFVNPDGSRKYRDYPDFITNYETEPGSGIGFLAGWRGKGGEKFMRGEPNPRQWEMYAKNNCVYQYHLPRSYQYMRNWNQGYLEWAQRHRLTRYAEPINIHIYSEVLQKFRLAAQGKTDGRQPPERLRQRIETYFDPLPFYYEPLEIQLSDNAKYPLNAVTQRPMAMYHSWDSQNAWLRQIHAHNYLFVNPVTAQIQGIADGDWIWVESMHGKVRCMCRFSEALEPGTVWTWNAIGKAKGAWNLAPEANESEKGFLLNHLISEELPASRDGIHLSNSDPVTGQAAWYDVKVKIYKAAEGEPEQTSPQFVPVPAAPGTSKVRRAWQAFFAGKGEWK from the coding sequence ATGCAGCAATCAGTCGGTCATACAGAAAATTCAAAGGACAGTATCGAGGTCAAGAATACGACCTGCTACATGTGCGCCTGCCGCTGCGGTATTCGTGTCACGGTGAAAAACGGCGAGGTACGCTATATCGAGGGTAACCCCGAGCACCCCCTGAACCAGGGCGTGATCTGTGCCAAAGGTTCTTCCGGCATCATGAAGCAGTACTCTCCTGCACGCCTGACCCAACCGTTGCGCCGTAAGCCAGGCTCCGAGAGGGGGGCAGGTGAGTTTGAGCCAATTTCCTGGGAAGAGGCATTTACTCTGATGGCGGATCGGCTTGCCAAGATACGCTCTACCGATCCGAAAAAATTTGCGCTGTTCACCGGCCGAGACCAGATGCAGGCACTGACCGGGCTGTTCGCCAAGCAGTTCGGTACGCCCAATTACGCTGCTCACGGCGGCTTCTGCTCGGTTAACATGGCCGCCGGCATGATCTACACGATAGGTGGCTCGTTCTGGGAGTTCGGCGGGCCCGATCTGGATCGTGCCAAGCTGTTCGTGATGATAGGCACAGCTGAAGATCATCACTCCAATCCGATGAAGATGGCGTTGTCCAAGTTCAAGCGCAATGGCGGTCGCTTCGTTTCGATCAATCCGGTCCGTACCGGCTATTCCGCCATCGCTGATGAGTGGGTGCCGATCCGCCCCGGCACGGATGGCGCTCTGATGTTGGCGCTGATCCACGAAATCATCCGCCTCGGCCTGTACGACCGCGATTTTCTGGTGCAGTACTCGAACTCCGCCGAACTGGTGAACCTAGACGAAAAGAGCAGCGAGTTCGGCATGTTCGTGCGCACCGAGGTGCCGGAGGAGGAGGGTTGCTTCGACCCGCAGAACAAGCTGTGGTGGGATCGTATTTCCAACAAACCGGTGGTTACCCGCAGCGAGGGCGCTGATCCCTTCCTCCGTGGCGAATTCAAGCTCCACGATGGCACACCGGTGAAGCCTTCCTTCCAACTCCTTCAGGAGCGCGTCGAGGACTATACGCCGGAATGGGCAGAAGGGATTACCGGCATTTCGGCCGAAACCATTCGTCGCCTTGCCCACGAGATGGGCGTTACCGCGCGCGATCAGAAGATCGAGTTGCCAATCGCCTGGACCGATACCTGGGGTAAGGAGCACGAAACGGTGACCGGCAATCCGGTTGCCTTTCATGCCATGCGCGGCTTGGCTGCCCATTCCAATGGCTTTCATACCATCCGTGCCATGTCCATTTTGATGAGCCTGCTCGGCACTATCGACCGGCCCGGCGGGTTTCGTCACAAGGCGCCGTTCCCGCGGCCGATTCCACCCTGCGCCAAGACGCCTAAGGGTCCGGAAGGAGTGCAGCCGAATACGCCGCTGGGCGGCATGGCGCTGGGCTGGCCTGCCGAGCCGGAGGATCTGTTTGTCGACGAGAATGGAGAGCCGGTGCGGCTCGACAAAGCATTTTCCTGGGAATACCCGCTCGCTGTCCACGGTCTGATGCACAACGCCATTACCAACGCCTGGCGCGGTGATCCTTATTCGATCGACACCATGCTGATCTTCATGGCGAACATGGCGTGGAATTCGTCGATGAATACGGTGCAGGTGCGTGACATGTTGAAGGACAAGCGCGAGGACGGCGAGTACAAAATCCCCTTCCTGATCGTGTGCGACGCCTTCCAGTCTGAAATGACCTCATTTGCTGACTTGGTGTTGCCGGATACGACTTATCTCGAACGTCATGATGTGATGTCCATGCTCGACCGGCCAATTTCGGAATTCGACGGCCCCGTGGATTCGGTGCGTATTCCAGTGGTGCCACCTACCGGCGAGTGCAAGCCGTTTCAGGAGGTGCTGATCGAACTGGGCTCGCGCCTCAAGCTGCCGGTGTTCGTCAACCCGGATGGCTCGCGCAAGTACCGCGATTACCCCGATTTCATCACCAATTACGAAACCGAGCCGGGTTCCGGCATCGGCTTTCTCGCCGGATGGCGCGGCAAGGGCGGGGAGAAGTTCATGCGCGGCGAGCCCAATCCGCGTCAGTGGGAAATGTACGCCAAGAACAACTGTGTTTATCAATACCACCTGCCGCGATCCTACCAGTACATGCGCAACTGGAACCAGGGCTATCTGGAATGGGCGCAGCGCCACCGCCTGACTCGCTATGCGGAGCCGATCAACATCCATATTTATTCCGAAGTGCTGCAGAAATTCCGCCTCGCCGCCCAAGGCAAGACTGATGGGCGTCAGCCTCCCGAGCGCCTGAGGCAGCGCATCGAGACGTATTTCGACCCGCTGCCGTTCTACTATGAGCCGCTGGAGATACAGCTCAGCGATAACGCCAAATATCCGCTCAACGCGGTGACCCAGCGGCCGATGGCGATGTATCATTCGTGGGATTCGCAGAATGCTTGGCTACGTCAGATTCACGCCCATAACTACCTGTTCGTGAACCCCGTGACCGCACAGATTCAGGGTATCGCCGACGGCGACTGGATCTGGGTCGAATCGATGCATGGCAAGGTGCGTTGCATGTGCCGTTTTAGCGAGGCGCTCGAGCCGGGTACAGTGTGGACCTGGAATGCCATCGGCAAGGCCAAGGGGGCATGGAATCTGGCGCCCGAAGCGAACGAGTCGGAAAAGGGTTTCCTGCTGAACCATCTGATTTCCGAAGAATTGCCGGCCAGTCGTGATGGCATTCACCTTTCCAACTCCGACCCGGTCACTGGACAGGCGGCATGGTATGACGTCAAGGTGAAAATCTACAAAGCGGCTGAGGGTGAGCCGGAGCAGACCTCCCCGCAGTTCGTGCCAGTGCCTGCTGCACCCGGCACCAGCAAGGTTCGGCGTGCCTGGCAGGCCTTTTTTGCTGGAAAAGGAGAGTGGAAATGA
- a CDS encoding 4Fe-4S dicluster domain-containing protein, with protein sequence MTQLALVIDLNVCVGCHACVTSCKEWNTSGSAGAMSGDRPYGADPTGTFFNRVQTFEVGSFPNTETVHFPKSCLHCEDPPCVPVCPTGASYKRKEDGIVLVDYDKCIGCKYCSWACPYGVREIDEHQKVMKKCTLCVDRIYDQSLPEAERKPACVLACPTSARLFGDVHDSESVVSVAIRESGGYALMPEWGTKPANHYLPRRKTQIRIHADELMRADNPLKKERLLPQPDKSEPSLDDVTSW encoded by the coding sequence ATGACCCAGCTTGCCCTGGTCATCGACCTCAATGTTTGTGTCGGCTGCCATGCCTGCGTCACCAGTTGCAAGGAATGGAATACCTCCGGTTCAGCGGGGGCCATGTCGGGTGACCGTCCCTACGGCGCTGACCCGACCGGCACCTTCTTCAACCGGGTGCAGACTTTTGAGGTCGGTAGTTTCCCCAATACCGAGACAGTGCATTTCCCCAAATCCTGTTTGCATTGTGAGGATCCACCTTGCGTGCCCGTGTGCCCTACGGGTGCTTCATACAAGCGCAAGGAGGATGGCATCGTGCTGGTGGACTACGACAAGTGCATCGGCTGCAAGTATTGCTCCTGGGCCTGCCCTTACGGTGTGCGAGAAATCGACGAGCATCAGAAAGTGATGAAGAAGTGCACCTTGTGCGTCGACCGGATTTATGACCAGTCCTTGCCTGAAGCGGAGCGCAAGCCGGCGTGCGTGTTGGCCTGCCCGACCAGTGCACGTCTGTTCGGAGACGTGCATGATTCGGAGTCGGTGGTTTCGGTGGCGATCCGGGAAAGCGGCGGTTATGCATTGATGCCAGAGTGGGGCACCAAACCGGCCAACCATTACCTGCCAAGGCGCAAGACTCAGATCAGGATACATGCTGATGAACTGATGCGTGCCGACAACCCGCTCAAGAAAGAGCGTCTGCTACCGCAACCGGACAAGAGCGAGCCGTCTCTGGACGACGTCACTTCCTGGTAA
- a CDS encoding translocation/assembly module TamB domain-containing protein: protein MLNMRLKKTGVYAIRTLLGMLVIVAILAWLTGTESALRWGAQQVEQMSDGKLVLRTVHGSLYGPLRIESLSFKTAEKRFEVKGVNLDWAPLALIKGHIQFDRFALQELKIVEIKPSEEPITLPETLHLPVTLSAPAITIDRIVLKIGGTEQVLSGIKLSVDKATDSYKLNLRNIVTEWGSAQGEMVLGDTKPFKVQAHISLQQTEGTTYSTVADATGNLTQLLLKAKASTLGGDAEIHAKLTPFDELPLAEAQIKAQGMNPALLRKDLPKADLSAVVTVVRQGAKDLKGSIVVHNSLPGPWDASRLPLREIATLFAGTLSHLDLSAIHLDLADAGEFKGDGQVRDQQLQLDLATANFNPKGAHSKMRPMKLAGEIHLQAAPKGQQLKADLRYQHFQLHLDARQQNAVIELREAIVKAGAGSLALHGTLALEGAKSFQLAGALQGFNPSDFGDYPAARVNASISGTGHLEKEPQATVRFTIADSHFRHQPLSGQGNLNVSTTRIWDSEVMLRLARNRLEAKGALGSPGDRLNFQIEADDLAMIDPELGGQVHAKGALEGRFAAPSGNFDAKVSGLSWRKEYRVANLQTEGRLDKGVDGPLSLKTTLHGLTTPQLHIDQASLIAQGTRIKHTLQLQAKNPDFDIESRFAGGWSDKSGWSGQMLNLVNRGRHKLALKSPAKMEVAQQHFLLSSAHFDFVGSSIVLNELAYNTGQISSHGELKGMPLAYLQGFAEENTDIQTDLTLGGNWQFALRDKINGHLALWRERGDVTFPSIPRPTLGLSHLTLNVDAVNNQLQGRLEATGTNLGSFKANGQSLLSSRNGSWGIAGDAPVQGNVTLAMESLAWIKPLLDKTGALTFDGSLKALVHVGGTFAQPRLTGNINGDRFIVALPDQGLHFTEGRFQAELQDQTLLLKDLTVRGGDGNLKGQGRVAFEGGVPAMQLSLKADKLQVLSRPDRLLILSGTSDATIAGKEIKLTAKLKADKGLIELPKGGTPTPSEDVVVLGRTKVIEKKTPQYNLSFNLDLDLGDKFFIKGKGLDAQLGGGLALRGADNAPLTSRGSIRVVTGSYWAYGQNLKIERGILNFQGPIDNPGLNIIALRKNQPVEAGVALTGTAQSPSVKLVSNPNVPDSEKLSWLVLGHGLEDSSGQEFSALQAAAGALLAAGESVSLQQKIAHSAGLEEVSLKGAGGLESTVLSLGKRLSSRAYLSYEQGLTGVGSIVKINYTLTKRLSVRAQAGLAPAVDLFYTFSFD from the coding sequence ATGCTAAACATGAGACTCAAGAAAACTGGCGTCTACGCCATCCGCACATTACTCGGCATGCTGGTCATTGTCGCCATTCTGGCCTGGCTAACAGGGACAGAATCTGCATTACGCTGGGGCGCGCAACAGGTCGAGCAAATGAGTGACGGCAAGCTTGTTCTGCGCACTGTGCACGGCTCTCTGTATGGCCCGCTGCGTATCGAATCCCTCAGTTTTAAAACCGCCGAAAAACGCTTCGAAGTGAAAGGGGTCAACCTGGACTGGGCTCCCCTCGCGCTGATCAAGGGACACATCCAGTTCGACCGATTTGCTTTGCAAGAGCTGAAGATTGTCGAGATCAAGCCGAGTGAAGAGCCCATCACGCTGCCAGAGACCTTGCATTTGCCGGTCACATTGTCCGCTCCCGCCATTACCATAGACCGAATCGTGCTTAAAATTGGCGGCACGGAACAAGTTCTAAGCGGCATCAAACTCAGCGTGGACAAAGCAACTGATAGCTACAAGCTGAATCTGCGAAATATTGTGACTGAATGGGGAAGCGCACAGGGCGAAATGGTGCTGGGAGACACCAAACCATTTAAAGTGCAGGCGCATATCAGCCTGCAGCAGACAGAGGGGACAACCTATAGCACCGTTGCGGATGCCACAGGCAATTTAACGCAACTCCTGCTTAAAGCCAAAGCCAGCACCCTGGGTGGTGATGCAGAAATCCATGCCAAGCTCACGCCGTTCGATGAACTCCCTCTTGCCGAAGCGCAAATCAAAGCACAGGGCATGAATCCGGCGCTACTTCGCAAGGACCTGCCCAAAGCCGACCTCAGCGCAGTGGTTACCGTGGTGCGCCAGGGCGCAAAAGACCTGAAAGGGAGCATCGTAGTCCACAATTCTCTGCCCGGACCGTGGGATGCATCGCGCTTGCCGCTGCGCGAGATTGCGACCCTGTTTGCCGGTACGTTGAGCCACCTGGATCTGAGCGCAATTCACCTGGACCTGGCCGACGCCGGTGAGTTCAAAGGCGACGGTCAGGTCAGAGATCAGCAATTGCAACTCGATCTCGCCACTGCAAACTTCAATCCCAAAGGGGCGCATAGCAAGATGCGCCCGATGAAACTTGCCGGTGAGATTCACCTGCAAGCAGCGCCAAAAGGCCAGCAGCTAAAGGCTGATCTGCGTTACCAGCATTTTCAACTCCATCTGGATGCACGGCAGCAGAATGCGGTTATCGAATTACGCGAAGCTATCGTCAAAGCGGGTGCCGGCAGTCTCGCTCTCCACGGCACGCTGGCGCTGGAAGGTGCTAAATCATTCCAGTTGGCAGGCGCCTTACAGGGGTTCAATCCATCCGATTTCGGAGACTATCCGGCAGCCAGGGTTAATGCATCAATCTCCGGCACCGGCCATCTTGAGAAAGAACCACAGGCCACTGTGAGATTTACTATCGCTGACAGCCACTTCCGACATCAGCCACTTTCCGGCCAGGGCAATCTGAACGTTTCCACCACGCGCATATGGGACAGTGAGGTCATGTTGCGACTGGCTCGCAACCGATTGGAGGCAAAAGGTGCTTTAGGCAGTCCAGGTGATCGCCTCAACTTCCAGATTGAGGCTGACGATCTTGCCATGATAGATCCGGAACTCGGCGGGCAAGTGCATGCCAAGGGCGCGCTGGAGGGACGGTTTGCTGCGCCATCCGGTAATTTCGACGCAAAAGTCAGCGGCCTGTCCTGGCGCAAGGAATATCGCGTGGCCAATTTGCAAACCGAGGGACGCCTGGACAAGGGAGTGGATGGCCCGCTATCTCTGAAAACCACCCTGCATGGTCTGACTACACCGCAACTGCACATTGACCAAGCCAGCTTGATCGCACAGGGAACCCGCATCAAGCACACGTTGCAACTCCAGGCTAAAAATCCCGATTTCGATATTGAAAGCCGGTTTGCCGGCGGCTGGAGCGACAAGTCAGGATGGTCCGGTCAAATGCTGAACCTGGTTAACCGCGGGCGCCATAAACTGGCACTCAAGTCACCGGCAAAAATGGAAGTAGCCCAGCAACATTTTCTGCTAAGCAGTGCGCACTTCGATTTCGTTGGCTCCAGCATTGTCTTGAATGAGCTTGCCTATAATACCGGCCAGATTTCAAGCCACGGGGAATTAAAAGGCATGCCTCTAGCCTACCTGCAAGGGTTCGCAGAAGAGAATACGGACATTCAGACCGACCTCACACTGGGTGGAAACTGGCAGTTTGCCCTGCGTGACAAAATTAATGGGCATCTCGCTTTATGGCGCGAGCGCGGTGACGTCACTTTCCCCAGCATCCCGCGACCCACTTTAGGTCTCAGCCACCTCACCCTGAATGTGGATGCAGTAAACAACCAGTTGCAAGGCCGGTTAGAAGCTACCGGCACCAACCTGGGTAGCTTCAAGGCCAATGGGCAAAGCCTGCTCTCATCCCGAAACGGGTCCTGGGGTATCGCCGGCGACGCACCCGTACAAGGAAATGTTACCCTTGCCATGGAATCCTTGGCCTGGATAAAGCCGCTGCTCGACAAAACCGGCGCACTGACTTTTGACGGCTCCCTTAAAGCACTCGTGCATGTGGGCGGCACCTTCGCACAACCCAGACTGACCGGCAATATAAACGGAGACCGCTTCATCGTGGCATTGCCAGACCAGGGTCTGCATTTCACGGAAGGGCGCTTTCAGGCGGAATTGCAGGATCAGACGTTGCTTCTCAAAGACCTGACAGTTCGTGGCGGAGACGGAAACCTCAAAGGTCAGGGCCGGGTCGCATTTGAAGGGGGGGTGCCAGCCATGCAGTTATCGTTGAAGGCAGACAAACTTCAAGTCCTCTCCCGTCCGGACCGCCTTCTCATTCTCAGCGGAACGAGTGATGCAACGATTGCCGGAAAAGAGATCAAACTAACTGCAAAGCTCAAGGCAGATAAGGGGTTGATTGAACTACCCAAAGGCGGCACTCCAACGCCAAGCGAGGATGTCGTCGTATTGGGCCGGACCAAGGTGATCGAGAAAAAAACGCCGCAATACAACCTGAGCTTCAATCTTGATCTGGATCTGGGTGACAAATTCTTTATAAAAGGCAAAGGACTGGATGCACAACTGGGTGGGGGGTTAGCACTCAGGGGCGCAGATAACGCACCCCTTACCTCCCGCGGCAGCATACGCGTGGTAACAGGAAGCTATTGGGCTTATGGACAGAATCTTAAAATCGAGCGCGGCATTCTTAACTTCCAGGGGCCTATAGACAATCCGGGTCTCAACATTATTGCCTTACGAAAAAACCAGCCTGTCGAAGCGGGTGTGGCACTCACCGGCACAGCACAATCGCCAAGCGTGAAGCTGGTTTCCAACCCCAATGTTCCCGACAGTGAAAAACTCTCCTGGCTGGTATTGGGCCACGGACTGGAAGACTCCAGCGGCCAGGAATTCAGCGCACTGCAAGCCGCAGCAGGAGCACTGCTGGCGGCAGGTGAATCAGTCTCCCTGCAGCAGAAAATCGCCCATTCGGCTGGGCTGGAAGAAGTCAGCCTTAAAGGTGCGGGCGGTCTGGAGAGCACTGTACTTTCCCTGGGCAAACGACTGTCTTCACGCGCCTACCTCAGCTACGAACAGGGGCTCACCGGTGTTGGAAGCATCGTGAAGATCAACTACACGCTCACCAAACGGCTATCCGTCCGGGCGCAAGCCGGTCTTGCACCCGCAGTGGATCTTTTCTACACCTTCAGTTTTGACTGA
- a CDS encoding autotransporter assembly complex protein TamA — protein sequence MKLSPFTALAYVCILALVAMAQGALASDGQETFGYDVELQVPLAQRNLLEDHLDLYRWRGNERMDEIQLQRLVRLAPEQIREFLATEGFYSPQIDAKMASKNGRWAVMLIVDPGEPVHVTAFDLQVTGPFDDGSAENRTRQEKMQADWGLRPGAVFRHDDWESAKRKALKALLLDRYPAASIADSRATVNPETKSAELQATLDSGPAFTFGTLEIKGLQRYPSSIIERMNPIKPGEPYSQAKILGLQARIQDSPYFSSAAVSVETDPKQPTSVPVQVEVIETQSRKLGFGIGMSTDTGARGQVDYRDLHFLDRAWRLGGTLKLDQKIQSLGGDLQFPLTEEGYRDSINTLLERTNIVGVVTQKLVVGGKRTFIQGKTETSYGLRYLVEQQDVDGGASTQNSTLSPTYSWTLRNIDNLLYPTRGYLVNLQADAAARALLSDQDFLRGYGRAVYFHPLSKRDQLILRGELGVVAAKSRNGIPSDFLFRTGGDQTVRGYAYQSLGIHEGNAVVGGRYLAVASAEYVHWLTAQWGAAVFVDGGNAADSLSNLKPVYGYGAGARWKSPVGPLNIDIAYGQDKKEVRMHFSLGFNF from the coding sequence ATGAAACTGTCGCCATTTACTGCTCTGGCGTACGTCTGCATCCTGGCTTTGGTGGCCATGGCGCAGGGCGCCCTTGCCTCTGATGGCCAGGAAACTTTTGGTTATGACGTCGAGCTTCAGGTGCCCCTTGCTCAGCGCAATCTGTTGGAAGACCATCTCGACCTCTACCGCTGGCGCGGCAATGAACGCATGGATGAAATCCAGCTACAGCGGCTAGTCCGACTGGCGCCGGAACAGATACGCGAATTTCTGGCCACTGAGGGTTTTTATTCGCCTCAGATCGACGCAAAAATGGCATCTAAAAATGGCCGGTGGGCAGTCATGCTGATTGTGGACCCGGGCGAGCCAGTGCATGTAACCGCTTTCGACCTTCAAGTCACCGGCCCCTTCGATGATGGTTCCGCAGAAAACCGTACGCGCCAGGAAAAGATGCAGGCGGATTGGGGCTTACGCCCCGGCGCAGTGTTTCGCCACGATGACTGGGAATCCGCCAAGCGAAAAGCCCTCAAGGCATTGCTGCTCGATCGCTACCCGGCTGCTTCAATTGCAGACAGCCGCGCTACCGTTAATCCGGAAACAAAGAGCGCTGAACTTCAAGCCACCCTCGACAGCGGTCCGGCTTTTACCTTCGGCACGTTAGAAATCAAAGGTCTTCAGCGTTATCCTTCCAGCATCATCGAGCGTATGAATCCCATCAAGCCTGGCGAGCCCTATTCTCAGGCAAAAATACTGGGGTTACAGGCTCGGATACAGGACAGTCCTTACTTTTCGAGTGCTGCCGTGAGTGTGGAAACTGACCCCAAACAGCCAACCAGCGTACCCGTTCAGGTTGAAGTAATCGAAACGCAATCCAGGAAACTGGGCTTCGGCATCGGGATGAGCACCGACACTGGCGCACGTGGCCAAGTGGACTATCGAGATCTCCACTTTCTCGACCGCGCCTGGCGGCTTGGCGGTACGCTTAAACTCGACCAAAAAATCCAGTCTCTAGGCGGCGATCTGCAGTTCCCCCTGACCGAAGAAGGATACCGCGACAGTATCAACACCCTGCTAGAACGCACTAACATCGTGGGGGTTGTGACCCAAAAGCTCGTTGTGGGCGGCAAACGCACCTTCATCCAGGGAAAAACAGAAACCAGCTACGGCCTCCGCTACCTGGTTGAACAGCAGGATGTCGATGGAGGAGCAAGTACGCAAAACTCTACGCTTAGTCCTACCTACTCCTGGACGCTACGCAACATAGACAATCTCCTCTATCCAACCCGCGGTTATCTGGTGAACCTCCAGGCAGACGCAGCAGCACGTGCCCTTCTGTCAGATCAGGATTTCTTGCGTGGCTATGGCCGAGCTGTGTATTTCCACCCTTTAAGTAAGCGCGATCAACTAATCCTGCGCGGCGAATTGGGCGTGGTGGCAGCCAAAAGCCGCAATGGTATTCCATCGGATTTTCTGTTTCGCACTGGCGGTGATCAGACGGTGCGTGGCTACGCCTATCAAAGCCTTGGAATACATGAAGGGAACGCAGTCGTCGGTGGCCGCTATCTGGCGGTTGCCAGCGCTGAGTATGTTCACTGGCTGACAGCCCAATGGGGTGCGGCTGTTTTCGTCGATGGTGGTAATGCCGCAGACTCTTTAAGCAACCTGAAACCGGTATATGGTTACGGCGCGGGTGCACGCTGGAAGAGTCCCGTTGGCCCGCTGAATATTGACATCGCTTACGGTCAGGACAAAAAGGAGGTGCGCATGCATTTCTCGCTGGGATTCAACTTTTAA
- a CDS encoding dimethyl sulfoxide reductase anchor subunit family protein: MHPAFSVIFLTTLIGAGQGLFLALYTGQVYAFFHLLPQADGRFYAIGSLIALLLLIGGLVASFFHLGHPERAWRSAAKWRTSWLSREVIVLPAFMGVVFLYGVAHFLGWHASLVTFGTLTLDATMVLGVLGTVLCFALFLCTAMIYACLKFLQEWHSPLTVVNYLLLGSASGFTLATAYSVYAAPNLVGFYGEWAMVITLLALVTRVASLVRNARLKPKSTLQTAIGVRHGQIVQKSQGFMGGSFNTREFFHGKGAGLLRSVKWVFLVLVFVLPLLLLAGGLYASLSGLLFAAFLVQYVGLLAERWFFFAQANHPQNLYYQTIS, translated from the coding sequence ATGCATCCCGCGTTTTCAGTGATTTTCCTCACCACCCTGATTGGCGCCGGCCAGGGGTTGTTCCTGGCCCTTTACACCGGCCAGGTTTATGCATTTTTCCATTTGTTGCCGCAGGCAGATGGCCGTTTTTATGCGATAGGTAGCTTGATCGCTTTGCTGCTCCTGATCGGTGGGTTGGTGGCTTCCTTCTTCCACCTCGGTCATCCCGAGCGGGCATGGCGCTCGGCGGCGAAGTGGCGCACCTCCTGGCTGTCGCGTGAGGTGATCGTGTTGCCGGCGTTCATGGGTGTGGTATTCCTCTATGGTGTGGCGCATTTCCTTGGCTGGCATGCCTCACTCGTTACCTTCGGCACGTTGACTCTGGATGCGACAATGGTGCTCGGCGTGCTCGGTACTGTACTGTGCTTCGCATTGTTCCTGTGTACTGCGATGATATACGCCTGCCTGAAATTTTTGCAGGAATGGCATAGTCCGCTGACGGTTGTGAATTACCTGCTCCTCGGCAGCGCTTCAGGCTTCACCCTGGCGACAGCTTATTCGGTATACGCTGCACCCAATCTGGTCGGGTTTTACGGCGAATGGGCGATGGTGATTACTCTGCTGGCGCTGGTGACACGTGTCGCATCGCTGGTTCGCAATGCGCGTCTTAAGCCGAAATCCACGTTGCAAACGGCGATTGGTGTGCGCCACGGCCAGATTGTGCAGAAATCTCAGGGCTTTATGGGAGGTTCATTCAACACCCGCGAGTTCTTCCATGGCAAGGGCGCGGGTTTGTTGCGCTCGGTCAAATGGGTGTTTCTGGTGCTGGTGTTCGTGCTTCCGCTCCTGCTATTGGCCGGTGGACTATACGCTTCCTTAAGTGGATTGCTGTTTGCCGCTTTTTTGGTGCAATATGTGGGCCTGCTCGCCGAGCGCTGGTTTTTCTTCGCACAGGCCAACCATCCGCAGAACCTTTATTACCAGACTATTTCCTGA